The Spiroplasma citri genome has a segment encoding these proteins:
- the ispF gene encoding 2-C-methyl-D-erythritol 2,4-cyclodiphosphate synthase: MRVGNSYDLHNLKMGTGFYLGGILIPCQYQVEAVSDGDILLHTISEAIIGALGLGDLGEWFDETNKKINSQLILKKALTLMAEQNYQISNIDTTIIIDEPRLQKHKKAIKTNLQKLLQISAEKINLKATTTEQNFPNIIQSYTTLLLLKEND; the protein is encoded by the coding sequence ATGCGAGTTGGCAATAGCTATGATTTACATAATTTAAAAATGGGAACAGGTTTTTATTTGGGGGGAATTCTTATTCCATGCCAATACCAAGTTGAAGCTGTTTCTGATGGTGATATTTTGTTGCATACAATTAGTGAAGCAATTATTGGAGCCTTAGGATTGGGTGATTTAGGTGAATGATTTGATGAAACAAATAAAAAAATTAATTCACAGTTAATTTTAAAAAAAGCATTAACATTAATGGCTGAGCAGAATTATCAAATTAGTAATATTGATACAACAATTATTATTGATGAACCACGTTTACAAAAACATAAAAAAGCAATTAAAACTAATTTACAAAAATTATTACAAATTTCAGCTGAAAAAATTAATTTAAAAGCAACAACTACTGAACAAAATTTTCCAAATATTATTCAAAGTTATACAACATTATTACTATTAAAAGAAAATGATTAG
- the gltX gene encoding glutamate--tRNA ligase, which translates to MKQKVRLRYAPSPTGFLHIGNTRTALFNYLFAKHYDGVFVLRIEDTDIERNVEGAIASQLDNLRWLGIEPDETIDRPGAYGPYRQLERLELYQKYAQKLLTTKKAYYCFCTAAELDKDREAQLVKGYSSPRYNRKCWQLTSEQIAEKLAKQIPYNLRFFVPDEASYDFNDLVRGSVHFEGKDLGDWVILKSNGIPTYNFAVVIDDMLMEISHVVRGEEHISNTPKQLMIYEAFNATPPVFAHLTLIVNEQHKKLSKRDSHLMQFISQYRTLGYLPTAFFNFISLLGWSPPGTVEIFSHDELIKIFDETRFSKSPSMFDVKKLTWMNNYYLKQMCDEDYLTFVRPFLAAGYDLTKKTTEWVNMLLLIYKKELQYGAEIVALTKPFFEPTTKLSATTQAVLTELSGYEEMITSFKTALSQLPVWDEPNIKQLISKMGEQYLMKGKNLFMPIRIFTSHQEHGPELAKVIYLLGKEQVISNITKLQ; encoded by the coding sequence ATGAAGCAAAAAGTTAGATTACGTTATGCGCCAAGTCCAACGGGATTTTTACATATTGGTAATACAAGAACGGCATTATTTAATTATTTATTTGCAAAACATTATGATGGTGTTTTTGTTCTACGAATTGAAGATACAGATATTGAACGAAATGTGGAAGGAGCAATTGCATCACAATTAGATAATTTACGTTGATTAGGGATTGAACCAGATGAAACAATTGATCGCCCAGGAGCTTATGGGCCATATCGACAATTAGAACGATTAGAGCTTTATCAGAAATATGCACAAAAATTATTAACAACAAAAAAAGCATATTATTGTTTTTGTACTGCAGCTGAACTTGACAAAGATCGTGAAGCACAATTGGTAAAAGGATATTCTTCACCACGTTATAATCGCAAGTGTTGACAATTAACTTCCGAACAAATTGCTGAAAAATTAGCGAAACAAATTCCGTATAATTTACGTTTTTTTGTTCCAGATGAAGCAAGTTATGATTTTAATGATTTAGTCCGCGGATCTGTTCATTTTGAAGGAAAAGATCTTGGTGATTGAGTCATTTTAAAATCAAATGGGATTCCAACTTATAACTTTGCGGTAGTCATTGATGATATGTTAATGGAAATTAGTCATGTTGTGCGGGGAGAAGAACATATTTCGAATACGCCAAAACAATTAATGATTTACGAAGCATTTAATGCGACCCCCCCCGTTTTTGCTCATTTAACCTTAATTGTTAATGAACAACATAAAAAGTTGTCAAAACGAGATAGTCATTTAATGCAATTTATTAGTCAATATCGAACATTAGGATATTTACCAACAGCATTTTTTAATTTTATTAGTTTATTAGGATGATCCCCCCCGGGTACTGTTGAAATTTTTAGTCATGATGAGTTAATTAAAATTTTTGATGAAACACGATTTAGTAAATCACCAAGTATGTTTGATGTTAAAAAATTAACTTGAATGAATAATTATTATCTTAAACAAATGTGTGATGAGGATTATCTAACTTTTGTCCGACCTTTTTTAGCAGCGGGCTATGATTTAACAAAAAAAACAACCGAATGAGTAAATATGTTATTATTAATTTATAAAAAAGAACTCCAATATGGGGCAGAAATTGTAGCATTAACAAAACCATTTTTTGAACCAACAACAAAATTATCAGCAACAACGCAAGCAGTGCTAACAGAATTAAGTGGTTATGAAGAAATGATAACATCTTTTAAAACAGCGTTAAGTCAATTGCCAGTTTGAGATGAACCAAATATTAAGCAATTAATTAGTAAAATGGGGGAACAATATCTTATGAAAGGAAAGAATTTATTTATGCCAATTCGAATTTTCACTTCTCATCAGGAACATGGACCAGAACTAGCAAAGGTTATTTATTTATTAGGGAAAGAACAAGTAATTAGTAATATTACTAAATTGCAATAA
- a CDS encoding HD domain-containing protein — protein MKLPLTIRDSVHGDIEINEEITVKLINTPEFQRLDRISQLAGGQFVFPSASHTRFSHCIGVYYLVSKMLETTSFQEMYSKHEQLLVKLAGLLHDVGHGPFSHTFEITNQVTKQNISHENYSSLLIKDPTTNINKILAAEFSTDEINELCMMIEGKHPDGVLSSLVSSQLDADRMDYLLRDGQTSGVGYSHVDTQWIIRHLFIKDKKIVFPLKVQYAIESFLIGRYHMYKQVYLHSLSIGFDLTFQMMFKRLYDLYHNKYQFKNKAIIILLTPVLEGKMMSPNQYCTLDDYTLFTYLKMLESENDEILVTLIKMLTMRNFLQKINPEKKNFEEIKNNLIKKYKNHYNYFMVEYNLKPVKLYDSDTKPIYIDTPKGIKCIMEVSEVLAFKNNSKKTATTIWFSIGEKYENDW, from the coding sequence ATGAAATTACCACTAACAATCCGAGATAGTGTTCATGGCGATATTGAAATTAATGAAGAAATTACTGTAAAATTAATTAACACTCCAGAATTCCAACGCTTGGATCGCATTAGCCAATTAGCAGGGGGGCAATTTGTTTTTCCAAGTGCTTCTCATACGCGTTTTTCACATTGTATTGGTGTTTATTATTTAGTTAGTAAAATGTTAGAAACAACAAGTTTTCAAGAAATGTATAGTAAGCATGAACAATTATTGGTTAAATTAGCAGGATTACTGCATGATGTTGGACATGGACCATTTTCCCATACATTTGAAATTACTAATCAAGTAACAAAACAAAATATTAGTCATGAAAATTATTCGTCTTTATTAATTAAAGATCCAACAACAAATATTAATAAAATTTTAGCGGCCGAATTTAGTACAGACGAAATTAATGAATTATGTATGATGATTGAAGGCAAACATCCTGATGGAGTTTTATCATCGTTAGTTTCATCTCAATTAGATGCTGACCGAATGGATTATTTATTACGTGATGGGCAAACGAGTGGCGTAGGATATAGCCATGTTGATACACAGTGAATTATTCGGCATTTGTTTATTAAAGATAAAAAGATTGTTTTTCCGTTAAAAGTACAATATGCAATTGAATCATTTTTAATTGGTCGTTATCATATGTATAAGCAGGTTTATTTACATTCATTAAGCATTGGATTTGACTTAACTTTCCAAATGATGTTTAAACGATTGTATGATTTATATCACAACAAGTATCAGTTTAAAAATAAAGCAATTATTATTTTATTAACCCCGGTGTTGGAAGGAAAAATGATGAGTCCGAACCAGTATTGTACGTTAGATGATTATACATTATTTACCTATTTAAAAATGTTAGAAAGTGAAAATGATGAGATTTTAGTTACATTAATTAAAATGTTAACGATGCGGAATTTTCTTCAAAAAATAAACCCAGAAAAAAAAAATTTCGAAGAAATTAAAAATAATTTGATAAAAAAATATAAAAACCATTATAATTATTTTATGGTTGAATACAACCTAAAACCAGTTAAATTATATGATAGTGATACTAAACCAATTTATATTGATACACCAAAAGGAATTAAATGTATTATGGAAGTTTCAGAAGTCTTAGCGTTTAAAAATAATAGTAAAAAAACAGCAACAACAATTTGGTTTTCAATTGGGGAAAAATATGAGAATGATTGATAA